Proteins from a genomic interval of Paraburkholderia sp. FT54:
- a CDS encoding transporter substrate-binding domain-containing protein gives MTKLSKALAARRRALAAMLLPLVAWATIGTAHAASLEEIKKRGYIVVATEDDYRPFEFVKDGKPTGFDNEMVDAMRKYAPFEIRHEILPFTGILAGVATGKYDIAITGATMTKDRMQSLDFASPIADATDYYVKRKNDDSIKSIMDLSGKTVGVQAGSAQLAHLSQLQAQIEKSGGKMGKIVQYTSYPEAYQDLALGRTDYVVNTIINLTTLVNQKPGVFALGQPVAAQSMAAWSVQKGNADLLAYVNQFIAKEKANGTVATLQKKWFGQSFNLPVTFTPEY, from the coding sequence ACCAAGCTTTCAAAGGCCTTAGCTGCCCGACGCCGCGCTCTCGCCGCCATGTTGCTTCCCCTGGTTGCATGGGCAACCATCGGCACTGCGCACGCGGCGTCCCTCGAGGAAATCAAAAAGCGCGGCTACATTGTCGTGGCCACCGAAGACGACTACCGGCCCTTTGAATTCGTCAAGGACGGCAAGCCCACGGGCTTCGACAATGAAATGGTCGATGCGATGCGGAAGTACGCGCCCTTCGAGATCCGTCATGAAATTTTGCCCTTCACCGGCATCCTCGCCGGCGTCGCGACGGGTAAATACGACATCGCGATCACCGGGGCAACAATGACGAAGGACCGGATGCAATCGCTCGACTTCGCGAGCCCGATTGCGGACGCGACCGACTACTACGTCAAGCGAAAGAACGACGACTCGATCAAGTCGATCATGGACCTGAGCGGCAAAACAGTCGGCGTTCAGGCCGGCAGCGCGCAACTCGCTCACCTGTCTCAACTGCAGGCACAGATCGAGAAGAGCGGCGGCAAGATGGGCAAGATCGTGCAGTACACCTCGTATCCGGAGGCATACCAGGACCTGGCATTGGGCCGCACTGATTACGTCGTGAATACGATCATCAACCTCACGACGCTCGTCAATCAGAAACCCGGCGTCTTCGCGCTGGGACAACCTGTAGCCGCTCAGTCGATGGCGGCGTGGTCTGTGCAAAAGGGCAATGCCGACCTGCTCGCGTACGTCAACCAGTTCATCGCCAAGGAAAAGGCAAACGGCACGGTGGCGACCCTGCAGAAGAAATGGTTCGGTCAATCATTCAACCTACCGGTGACGTTCACCCCTGAATACTGA